TTGCGTAGTAATATAGGCTGTTTAAATTTTTTGGTTTTTATTTTGGTGCTATTTATTAGTTTTTTCTTATGGGTAGCAATTTCTGCCTAAATGTCTAATGATGGCAATGATAACTTAGAGTCGGCGGTAGAAAGAAAAATAGATAAGGAGAGAGGAGGGGCAAGTATTGGAGGAAACTAATTTTTAATTTTTATATGATAAATTAAGTCGTTATTTGTTAACAAACAGACTCGTTTCTGGCACTGGTTTCGGCTAAAATTCAAAAGATACCTATAGAAGATATTTATTAAATTAAAAGAGTAAACATAATTCATGACAGATTTAACTCCTAGTTCTAGTTTTAGTTTAGCGGTACATTTAGAATTGTTAAACCGTGCGGGTGCTTTAGCTAAAGTTACAAATGCGATCGCATCTGTGGGAGGAAGTTTAGGGAATATAACCCTGATAGAGAGAAATTTACAGACAGTAAAAAGAGAGTTGCAGATTGATGCTTCTAGTAGTGACCATGCTGATAAAATTCTTGACGCCATTAAATCCCTAGAAGATGTAAAAATACTACAAGTGAGCGATCGCACCTTTGAATTGCATAAGGGGGGAAAAATCCGCATCGAAAATCGCATTGAGATTAAAAACTCCTCTGATTTAGCAATGGCTTATACTCCCGGAGTTGGTAGAATTTGTAAAGCGATTGCGGAAAAACCGGAAGAAGTCTTTTCTTTGACGATTAAAAGCAACAGTATAGCTATTGTTACTGATGGTAGTGCTGTTTTAGGTTTAGGTAACTTAGGGGCGGAGGCGGCTTTACCGGTAATGGAAGGTAAGGCGATGTTATTTAAAGGCTTTGCAGATATTGACGCATTTCCCATTTGTTTAGCCACTCAGGATGTGGAAGAAATTATTTCCATTGTCAAAAATATCATTCCCGTATTCGGCGGGGTGAATTTAGAGGATATAGCCGCACCTCGTTGTTTTGAAATCGAAAAAAGATTACAGGAAGAATTAGACGTTCCCATTTTCCACGATGACCAACATGGTACAGCCATAGTAACAATGGCGGCGTTAATTAATGCCCTCAAATTAGTTGGGAAGGAAATTGACAAAATTCGAGTTGTTATCAACGGTGCAGGGGCGGCAGGGGTTGCCATCGCCCGTTTGTTGAATCAAGCTCAGTGTTATAATATTACACTTTGTGACTCTAAGGGTATTATTAGTAAAGATCGGGAAAATCTCAATGCAGAGAAGCAACTCTTAGCAGTAGAAAAAGGAGGCACTTTAGCGGATGCGTTGGTTGATGCGGATGTGTTTATCGGAGTTAGCGCCCCCAATATTTTAACCCCTGATATGGTGAAAACAATGGCAAAAGATACCATTATCTTTGCGATGGCGAATCCTATCCCCGAAATTCAACCCGAATTAATCAAAGATATAGCCGCCGTTGTTGCCACTGGTAGAAGTGATTACCCCAATCAAATCAATAACGTTTTGGCTTTTCCCGGTATCTTTCGAGGTGCATTGGATTGTCGTGCTAAAGGCCTCACCACCGAAATGTATCTTCAAGCCGCAGGTGCGATCGCATCTTTAGTATCTACAGAAGAATTAAATAAAGAACACATAGTACCTTCTGTATTTGATCCCAGAGTTGCCACAGTGGTAGCGGAGGCGGTGAAAAAAGCGGCAAGAGAAGCAGGAGTGGCGAGAAATTAAACAAAACCAAAATCATTACTTATAATAAATTTATTGGCAACCTAAGTTAGCAATAAACCTCAATGCACAGAGCGATAAAAGTCAGAATCTATCCCAACAAAACCCAAGCCAAGAAATTATCTCAGGTTATGGGTTGTTGTCGTTGGTGGTATAACTACGCTCTAAACTTGTGTATTGACACTTATAAAGCTACAGGTAAGGCACTAAAGTAAGTAGCCCTTAATAAGTATCTCCCTAAGCTAAAAAAAAGAGGAAGATACGGCTTGGTTAGGAGATTGTTACTCACAATGTCTGCAATCAACGACTCTTAATCTGACTAAGGCTTTCAAAAACTTCTTTGAAGGTAGAGCCAAATACCCCAGATACAAGTCATATCACGGAAAACAGTCTTGTCAATATCCCCAAAATGTCTCGATAGTTGATGGATGTCTCAAAATTCCGCAATTAGGCTTAGTAAAAGCAGTTATTCATCGGATATTTGAAGGTGAGATTAAGACTGTAACAGTAAGCAAAACGCCCACTGGCAAATATTTTGCTAGTATCCTATTCGATACCCAACAAGAATTACCATTAGTAAATATGACAGGAAAAATTTGTGGTATAGACTTAGGAATTAAGGATTTTGCTATTGTTCATGATGGCAAAAAAACCAGTAAGTATGCTAACCCTAGACACATTGTGAATAATAATCAAGTGGTAGTCGTTGAACAACTGAATATCAAGGGTATGGTTCGTAACCACAAATTAGCAAAAGCAATAACTGATGTCGGTTGGGGAACATTTATCAACTTCCTAGACTATAAACTCAAGCAAAAAGGTGGGTTATTAGTGGAGATAGATAGATGGTTTCCTAGCTCTAAAACTTGCTCTCATTGTCATTATCAAATGTCTGAAATGCCATTAGAGATAAGAGAAAAGATGAAGCTCCCGACTCAGCGATAGTGGTCGGGTAGTAGTTCACAATGCCCGACATAGACTGCATCAAAACGCACTAAGGTAGTAAATAACCTCAGTTCGGTTTAAGAATATTGGATAAGGGTAGGTGTCAGGTTTCAGGTTGCAGGTTGCAGGTGTTGAGAGAAAGTAATGAGTAACAAATAATGAGTGTTCGGGGTTTTTAATTCCTAATTCTTAATTTTTCCTTTGCCCTCCCCCCTCTCGAGGGGGGATATAAGGGGGGTTTGCCTCTTGCCTCTTGCCTTTTGCCTTTTTTTCTCCATCATTCATAGATGAAAATTTATCCCGAACTCAGGTTAAATAAGCGTCAGTCGGCTTCTGTGAGTTGATTTCCCACAAGGTATTTTTGTTTTGACAATCTTTCCTCTAGCCAATCTAAGGTGGAAAATAAGGGGATAAAGGCTTCTTCGTAGGCTTGTTGAGTGGTGGCAAAACCGCATTTATAAACCCCATTGTTAATGTTATGATAAATACGATCGTTAACCTCGTCTATTTCTTCTCGGAGATGAGAAGGGTAGTAATCCACCGCTTTCGCACCAATATCATCAAAGGCACTATTAAACATTCTGATTATTTCAGAGGATTCGTTATTAACGATGGTGTGAGTTTTTTTATCCCACAAGACGGGAACTGTCACCCTTCCTGTATAGTTAGGATCAGCTTGGATATATATTTGATAAAGATATTGTGCCTCAAATAATGGATCAGGTATTACGCCTTCTCCTTGGGCGAATGTCCAACCATTTTCCCCATGAACCAATGTACGATCGCAACTGGTATAATATCTTCTAAGGCTTTTAATTTGCGAAAAATTAAGGTACGATGAGCCCATGGACAAGCTAGAGACACATAAAGGTGATAACGCCCTGATTCGGCTTTAAAACCACTTTTTCCCGTGATACCGGCGCTGCCATCGGGGGTAATCCAGTTACGAAATTGCGAGGCTTGACGCACAAATTTGCCTTGAGTGGCAGTGGTATCATAACATTGATCGTGCCAAACACCTTCAATTAAAAGTCCCATAAATAAAAGTTATTGATTAGTGATAAGTTAGTTTGCATTATAAGTTGTCTGGTTGAGATAGGGAATGGGGAATGGGGAATGGGCAATAGGCAATGGGTAAGGGGTTGAATCATAAGGCAAGGGGTTTAAACCCCAAGAATAATAAAAAATGTAAGTTAAATGCGTCTTAGGTTAGTTAATCTTTAATTTAAGAAGGGATAATCGGTATATCCTTCTTCTGCATTGTGATTTCCTTGACCATAAAGAGTTTTCATGTTAACTTCTGTTAGAGGTGCATTAATGGCTAATCTTTCCACTAAGTCGGGGTTAGCAATAAATGGCCTCCCAAAAGATACTAATGAGGCTTTTTGAGAGGAAATAGCTTTATCTGCTTTGGTTTTATCATAACCACCGTTAGTAATAATTGTGCCATTGTAGAAGCCTGAAAAAGTGTCTAAGACGGATGGTATGGCATTTTCGTTTTGTAAATCCATCTCACTAGCTTCCATTAAATGAACATAAGCTAAATTATACTGATTTAGTGCTTGTAAAACATAGGTAAATAAGGGGATGGGGTTAGAATCTAACATTCCGTAAAATGTGTTAGTGGGGGATAATTTAATTCCCACTTTGTTATCACCCCAAACCTCTATTACCGCCTCTACTACTTCTAACAGAAAACGGCTACGATTGGCGATCGAGCCTCCATATTCATCTGTACGTTGATTAGAAACATCCTGTAAAAATTGATCAATTAAGTAACCAAACGCACCATGCAATTCTACACCATCAAAACCAGCATGAAAAGCATTGAGAGCCGCCTGTTGAAATTCTTTGACAATGGTAGGGATTTCATCGAGATTTAAGGCACGGGGTTTCTCTAATGACACTTTACCATTAGGGGTATGTAATTGTCCTTGGGCGGGAATGGCACTAGGTGCGATCGGCATTTCACCTTGTAGTAAAGATGGATGGCTAACTCTCCCACAATGCCATAACTGTAGGAAGATTTTACCACCTTGTTGATGGACTTTTTCTACAACTAACTTCCATCCGTCAATTTGGGCTTGATTATAGATACCGGGGCAGTTAAGATAACCATGGGCAGAAGGAGAAATCATGGTACATTCTGTAATAATCAATCCAGCAGTTGCCCT
This is a stretch of genomic DNA from Cyanobacterium aponinum PCC 10605. It encodes these proteins:
- a CDS encoding NAD-dependent malic enzyme, giving the protein MTDLTPSSSFSLAVHLELLNRAGALAKVTNAIASVGGSLGNITLIERNLQTVKRELQIDASSSDHADKILDAIKSLEDVKILQVSDRTFELHKGGKIRIENRIEIKNSSDLAMAYTPGVGRICKAIAEKPEEVFSLTIKSNSIAIVTDGSAVLGLGNLGAEAALPVMEGKAMLFKGFADIDAFPICLATQDVEEIISIVKNIIPVFGGVNLEDIAAPRCFEIEKRLQEELDVPIFHDDQHGTAIVTMAALINALKLVGKEIDKIRVVINGAGAAGVAIARLLNQAQCYNITLCDSKGIISKDRENLNAEKQLLAVEKGGTLADALVDADVFIGVSAPNILTPDMVKTMAKDTIIFAMANPIPEIQPELIKDIAAVVATGRSDYPNQINNVLAFPGIFRGALDCRAKGLTTEMYLQAAGAIASLVSTEELNKEHIVPSVFDPRVATVVAEAVKKAAREAGVARN
- a CDS encoding glutathione S-transferase C-terminal domain-containing protein, with protein sequence MVHGENGWTFAQGEGVIPDPLFEAQYLYQIYIQADPNYTGRVTVPVLWDKKTHTIVNNESSEIIRMFNSAFDDIGAKAVDYYPSHLREEIDEVNDRIYHNINNGVYKCGFATTQQAYEEAFIPLFSTLDWLEERLSKQKYLVGNQLTEAD
- a CDS encoding alkene reductase, whose translation is MENFNLFSPFSLGGYTLPNRIIMAPMTRLRATDEGIPTETMATYYAQRATAGLIITECTMISPSAHGYLNCPGIYNQAQIDGWKLVVEKVHQQGGKIFLQLWHCGRVSHPSLLQGEMPIAPSAIPAQGQLHTPNGKVSLEKPRALNLDEIPTIVKEFQQAALNAFHAGFDGVELHGAFGYLIDQFLQDVSNQRTDEYGGSIANRSRFLLEVVEAVIEVWGDNKVGIKLSPTNTFYGMLDSNPIPLFTYVLQALNQYNLAYVHLMEASEMDLQNENAIPSVLDTFSGFYNGTIITNGGYDKTKADKAISSQKASLVSFGRPFIANPDLVERLAINAPLTEVNMKTLYGQGNHNAEEGYTDYPFLN